A stretch of DNA from Gimesia chilikensis:
TGCCCGACAATGGGGGGCGAGTGGAAGTGATGCAACTCTGCTTGCAAGAAATGTCGGGGTGGCTTACGTCGATGCTAATCCTGTTCTGGGAGCGACGGTTCCTTTTTCCACCAATTATGGACCGGGAAATCCTCCGAATCAGAATGCAACTACCAGCGGCAACCTCGTCTTTGGCGCACTGGATTCAACTGTGTCGCCAATAACCTTCAATTCAAATGGCCAGGGGGGATGTGCTGCTGGTGATGTGACTATCACGATCACAAAACCTTCTGCAGGGGCTAATGTGACGCCAGATGAAATCGAAGTCATATTCAATGACGGAGGCGCCAATCTGGAAATTCAGTCGATTGCCTTCACCTTACCCACCTCCGGCGTCAATAATGTAACGCAACGTCCCTATTTTAATTCGGGACAGAATCCTGCGGTCTCTCAGACGGTTGGTGATTATCAGGGATTAGACCCGGCCCCTTCCAGTGGTGGTATGAATCCAGACTGGGACTGCCCGAACGGAAATGGTGATATCTGTTTTGCATTTGAAGACCTGGTGGCAGGGCAAGCTGGAAGGTATCAGACGGTCAGGCTGAATTTTGCCCCAGGCTCATTTACATCTACAGGTGTGCCAGCTACGACAGATTACTTTCACTTTGGTGTTTCAACCAACAATCTGAATCCACCCGCGTTTTCAGGTAGTAATGATGGTGATGCCTGGGGAGCAGATGGTGTCATCGCGACCATCACTTTTTATAATTCCGTTTCCATGACCACATCCACCGCGTCATCCGTCTTCGTCAATACCGGTGGAGATGATGGCATCTCCCAGGCTTTTTTCACCGGAGCTGGTGGAGGTCTACCAGCAGTGATTGCTCAGGCAACGATGCCCGTACAGGGATTCTGCAGTTCGCTGTTTGGAGTTTCTTTTTTCAACGTGTCCGCTTCAGCGACCGCCTACTATGACTGTGGGACTGGCCGCTCAGCCCTGGTACACGTTACGAATTATGTCTTTCCCTGATCGATAGATTAAAATCGCATGGCAGTGGGGATGTTCGGAAGTCCTTGAAAACTGTGGGGTTTGATATGCCAGTCAATTCTTGGCTGGGGGCTGTTCGCTGGGTTTCTTCCGGTTCTTCAACCTGATCGATGGTAAAGCACATCATCGCTTCCTTTCCAACTGGGATCTGGTGGACGACTTTCCCTGTCTGAATTCTTTCCTGTCTGCAACAACTACGTTCTGATTGTGAGTCTGCTGGAAGGAATCTGGAATAATCTCAGATGGCATTTTCAATGCTGAGCGAAGAATGATGCAGGCATAAAAAAAGCAGACTGCATGCACAGTCTGCTTATATTTATTTCTGTTGCTTGCGGTGATATTAGAACCGCTGCTTACCATCGCCGGGGGCTGGTTGCTTCTTGGCTGGTTTGCCACTCGGTTTCCAAAGTGGATCAGAGCTGTGGGCGGAGTCCATCATGGCTTCCAGCTTCTTGACGAGATCTGGATGTTTCGCTGCCAGATCAGTGCCTTCGCCCAGGTCTTCTTCGAGGTTGAACAGTTGGGTTTTGCCTTTGAAAATGGGCATGCGAACGGCTTTCCATTCGCCCCAGCGGACTGCCTGCTTCCCACCCCGTTCATAGAATTCCCAGTACAGGAAATCGTGCTCTTTCTGCTCGTCAGGTTTGCCTTCCAGGGTGGGGGCGATGCTTACACTGTCCAGCCCCTCAGGGCAGGGGACGTCGGCCAGGTCGGCCGCGGTGGCCATCAGGTCGCCGAAGTAGCCGATGTGGTCTGAAACGCTGCCTGCGGGCGTCGTACCGGGCCAGTAAGCGATGAAGGGCACCCGAACTCCCCCCTCATACAGATCGCGTTTCATGCCGCGGAGTGGCCCGTTGGCGTCGAAGAATTCCGGGTCATTGCCCCCCTCGCGGTGGTGACCGTTATCAGAGGTGAAGATAACCAGCGTATTCTGATCGATATTCAATGCCTTCAGTCGATCCAGGATCTGACCCACACCCGTGTCCATGCGGGTGATCATGGCTGCCTGACCTTTATTCTGTTTGGTCCAGTCTTTCTCCTTATAGATGCCATAGTCGGGGACTTCCTGACCATCGCCGACTTTTCTGCCTGCTTCGTTGTTGGCATGGGGAATTGTAAGTGCGACGTAGAGAAAGAAAGGATTTTGTGCGCTGCGGTCGATGAACCCCAGAGCTTCCTCCATGATCAGGTCGTGGGAATAGTCCACTTTTTTCGTGGCCACGCCGCCCAGTCGGTCTTTGCCGGTCGGGCCTTTGGAAATGGTGCTCGGATCAACGACGTTTCGCAGGGCGACTTTCTTGTCATTCTTCCAGAGGAACTCAGGATAGTAGTTGTGGGCGTTGTGCTGGTTCAGGTAGCCATAGAAATAGTCAAAGCCCTGCTTGTTGGGAACTCCCGCTGTGCCTTCCTCACCGATGCCCCATTTCCCCGTCAGTGCCGTCGTGTAACCTGCTTTTTTCAGCAGTTCGGCGACTGTGAAGTCCTTGTCCTTCAGTGACTGGTTTTCCTTGACCCAGGTATTGCCGCGCACACGGGTGTGTCCCATGTGCCGACCGGTCATCAGAACACAACGCGAAGGGGCACACACGGTACTGCCGGCATACATTTGGGTGAACTTCATCCCGTCAGCTGCCATCTGGTCGATGCGGGGCGTCTGGATCTTCTTCTGTCCGTAGCAGCCCAGATCGCCGTAGCCCAGATCGTCGGCCATAATGAAGATGATGTTTGGCTTTTCAGGGGCGGCCGCGAAAGAACGGACCGGCGCGGAACTCAGAAAGCAGATTGCAGCAGTGATGAGTAACAGGCGAGCGAGTGTTTGCATAACTGGTTTCAATTCATGTTGAAGGTCTTAAATGATTGCGGGCAGCGATAACTTCTGCACTGACAATTCTGCCACGTTTGGCGTACGTATTCAATATTGAGGCCGGGAACCGGGAATTCCGGGCACTGAACAGAGGCTGTTTCGGCTTTTTTGTGATTTTTTCCAATCTCTGCGGTGTTTACTCGAATCAGGTCCTCTCGGAAATCGATAAAAGTCACAGGAACAACAGGGGCTGAGTACTATAATGCTCATAGATGTGCCTGTGGTCGAACAGCAGTGGTATTGAAATCAGCGAGTGAGGAACTGGAAATATGTTACTGACGTGGTGGCGTAATCGTCGACGTCGCAAGATTCTGGCCTCACCGATGCCTGAGCACTGGAAAACCTTTCTGGATCAGCATGTGTCGCAGTTGTCTCGACTTTCCCCTGAACAGCGAGAGCTGCACTATCAGCGTGTGCAGATTTTTATTCAGGAGAAGTACTGGGAGGGTTGCAACGGCTTCGAGATTACTGAAGAAGTTCAGTTACTGATTGCAGGCCAGGCCTGTCTGTTGACGGTTGGTTTTGCCAGCGACTGTTTTGATCGACTGGCGACAGTGCTGGTGTACCCCGATACCTATGTCGCGAAAGAGACACTGGTGAACTCAATTGGTGTCATGACGGAAGGCACTTCTTTCCGGCTGGGAGAGGCCTGGAATCAGGGGCCGATTGTTCTGTCCTGGGCGAATGTACTTGAAGGAGCTGAGATCCCTGATGACGGCGAAAACGTCGTCTTTCATGAATTCGCCCACTACTATGACGCCATCGATCGTGAAATGAATGGCACCCCTCCCTTAAACAGTGAAGAAGCCTACCAGCACTGGGGCGAGGTGATGACGCGGGAATATGACGACCTGGTGGATCAACTCAGGCACGGACATTCCCGCTTCATAAATCCCTACGCGGCCACCAATCCGGCCGAGTTTTTTGCGGTCTGCTCCGAACACTTCTTTGAGCAACCCCTTCAGATGCAAGAGTACTCACCAGAATTATATGAAACGATGAAACTTTTCTATCGACAGGATCCCGCAGCCGCTGACCGGGGCTGAAATTCCGCTGGGAATTGTTGTGTTGTGTCTGGTGTACCACATTGTCGCTTTGAGGCCCAATGCCTGTATAAGCCGCTCTCAACCGGCAAAATCTGCCGATGAGAAGGGCATTGTTAAGATATAGGCTTTGATCCAGATAGGAATTCAAGAAGAGTCTAGGGATTCTTTGAGTTCTTTCATCTTGCTGTAA
This window harbors:
- a CDS encoding TadE/TadG family type IV pilus assembly protein; protein product: MQSIHTSQKTQKNRRGIAVLWLILWGSMFLTFFCVTLEFASLWQAQVELNNTMDSAALAAARQWGASGSDATLLARNVGVAYVDANPVLGATVPFSTNYGPGNPPNQNATTSGNLVFGALDSTVSPITFNSNGQGGCAAGDVTITITKPSAGANVTPDEIEVIFNDGGANLEIQSIAFTLPTSGVNNVTQRPYFNSGQNPAVSQTVGDYQGLDPAPSSGGMNPDWDCPNGNGDICFAFEDLVAGQAGRYQTVRLNFAPGSFTSTGVPATTDYFHFGVSTNNLNPPAFSGSNDGDAWGADGVIATITFYNSVSMTTSTASSVFVNTGGDDGISQAFFTGAGGGLPAVIAQATMPVQGFCSSLFGVSFFNVSASATAYYDCGTGRSALVHVTNYVFP
- a CDS encoding arylsulfatase, translated to MQTLARLLLITAAICFLSSAPVRSFAAAPEKPNIIFIMADDLGYGDLGCYGQKKIQTPRIDQMAADGMKFTQMYAGSTVCAPSRCVLMTGRHMGHTRVRGNTWVKENQSLKDKDFTVAELLKKAGYTTALTGKWGIGEEGTAGVPNKQGFDYFYGYLNQHNAHNYYPEFLWKNDKKVALRNVVDPSTISKGPTGKDRLGGVATKKVDYSHDLIMEEALGFIDRSAQNPFFLYVALTIPHANNEAGRKVGDGQEVPDYGIYKEKDWTKQNKGQAAMITRMDTGVGQILDRLKALNIDQNTLVIFTSDNGHHREGGNDPEFFDANGPLRGMKRDLYEGGVRVPFIAYWPGTTPAGSVSDHIGYFGDLMATAADLADVPCPEGLDSVSIAPTLEGKPDEQKEHDFLYWEFYERGGKQAVRWGEWKAVRMPIFKGKTQLFNLEEDLGEGTDLAAKHPDLVKKLEAMMDSAHSSDPLWKPSGKPAKKQPAPGDGKQRF
- a CDS encoding zinc-dependent peptidase, yielding MLLTWWRNRRRRKILASPMPEHWKTFLDQHVSQLSRLSPEQRELHYQRVQIFIQEKYWEGCNGFEITEEVQLLIAGQACLLTVGFASDCFDRLATVLVYPDTYVAKETLVNSIGVMTEGTSFRLGEAWNQGPIVLSWANVLEGAEIPDDGENVVFHEFAHYYDAIDREMNGTPPLNSEEAYQHWGEVMTREYDDLVDQLRHGHSRFINPYAATNPAEFFAVCSEHFFEQPLQMQEYSPELYETMKLFYRQDPAAADRG